The genomic DNA TTCTCTTTGACTCGAAAAAGAATATAGTTTTACTAACTGGTGGAAATAAACAGAATGATAAGAGTTTTTATAAAAGAAAAATATCAGAGTCTGAAAAGATTTATAAAGAATATTTTTCTTCATAGGAGAATGAATATGGAAAAGAAAGGAAAGTTAACAAATTTTATTACTCATGCTGAAAAAACTCTTCCTGCATGGAGAGTTAATAGAGCTAAACAAAATGCAAGAAAAGAAATTTTAAAAATGAAATTAGGAGATTTAAGAAAAGAATTGGGAGTTAAACAGATTGACATTGATGGATTTAGTCAGTCCGCTATTTCTAGACTTGAATCTC from Leptospiraceae bacterium includes the following:
- a CDS encoding XRE family transcriptional regulator; translated protein: MEKKGKLTNFITHAEKTLPAWRVNRAKQNARKEILKMKLGDLRKELGVKQIDIDGFSQSAISRLESRTDFKISTLIDYISQLDLELEITVRPRNSKKKEFVLVKA